A window of the Lactuca sativa cultivar Salinas chromosome 5, Lsat_Salinas_v11, whole genome shotgun sequence genome harbors these coding sequences:
- the LOC111893962 gene encoding bidirectional sugar transporter SWEET14 — translation MTGDSFAHLTLAFGLLGNVVSFMVFLSPLPTFYKVYKKKSTEGFQSVPYVVGLFSAMLWIYYALLKANAMLLITINSVGCVIQTFYICFFLFYAPKKARVESLKLIMLMIVVGFGLIVVLTQFLANGTTRVAIVGWICLVFALCVFVAPLGVLRQVIKTKSVEYMPILLSAALTLNAITWFFYGLLLRDFNIAIPNVLGITFGVLQMILYFVYKNKKPVSDEKVSELEVKSVETAEPKISGKKDQEIIDVAKLSALISAIPVVTKINENTNDVDHDHLVVEPHVPNHTIEVAA, via the exons ATGACTGGAGACAGCTTTGCTCATCTTACACTTGCATTTGGCCTTcttg GCAATGTTGTGTCATTCATGGTGTTTCTTTCCCCATT GCCAACGTTTTATAAAGTTTACAAAAAGAAATCAACAGAAGGGTTTCAATCAGTGCCTTATGTGGTGGGGTTATTTAGCGCCATGCTTTGGATATATTACGCATTGCTTAAGGCAAATGCGATGCTTCTCATCACCATAAACTCCGTTGGTTGCGTCATTCAAACCTTCTACATTTGCTTCTTTCTCTTTTACGCACCAAAGAAGGCTAGA GTCGAAAGCCTAAAGTTAATCATGTTGATGATAGTTGTTGGCTTCGGATTGATTGTTGTCCTAACTCAGTTTCTTGCTAATGGGACCACTCGTGTCGCAATAGTTGGATGGATTTGTCTCGTGTTCGCCTTGTGTGTTTTCGTGGCACCATTGGGGGTGTTG AGACAAGTAATTAAGACAAAAAGCGTGGAGTATATGCCCATTCTACTATCGGCGGCCCTCACCCTCAATGCCATCACATGGTTCTTTTATGGTCTACTTCTTCGCGACTTCAACATCGCG ATTCCGAACGTACTTGGAATCACGTTTGGTGTTCTTCAAATGATCCTttactttgtatacaaaaacaagAAACCAGTTAGCGATGAAAAAGTATCCGAATTAGAAGTAAAGAGCGTCGAAACAGCAGAACCGAAAATCTCAGGAAAGAAAGATCAAGAAATCATTGATGTTGCGAAGCTAAGCGCTTTAATTAGTGCGATTCCTGTTGTTACAAAAATAAACGAGAACACCAACGATGTTGATCACGATCATTTGGTTGTTGAACCTCATGTCCCTAACCATACCATTGAAGTCGCAGCATGA